From Ictidomys tridecemlineatus isolate mIctTri1 chromosome 2, mIctTri1.hap1, whole genome shotgun sequence, the proteins below share one genomic window:
- the Pwwp3a gene encoding PWWP domain-containing DNA repair factor 3A isoform X1 yields MRDGVGVACAGPRRLVRGRVGEAAAASHWTAADLGRGLAQPRGRLRLQPAGSCAAAEAVLARTETSTKNKRKKEFFLDVQILSLEEKIQVKSTEVEALQKSQIENIASFLASQEEVPAAPLEELTYRRSLRVALDVLNERDRICQEGPSQSEQLPTGVASLPRDILSPSFLPERRWEYAQHDLSGLFTCEKAPNCKVDHKKELRKSENPRAQSVSPTSDGCQDGSRSRNHRSSRTRASKRRRNSAPKSTWCQGVPALPGAGLEEESQGEPGCWMALSSPSRAREDDPCARAEGRDPGLPSGSLTVPPAQEGAGGRLMKRLCLDGGQRLQTAQLEPAASGAALPLSSTPAEEARHPGLQAHGQLEQDPPSSEESMECGSINSILDADEEDEEPPRILLYHEPSSFEVGMLVWLKYQKYPFWPAVVKSIRRRDKKASVLFIEGDMNPKGRGITVPLRRLKHFDCEEKQALLDKAKEDFDRDIGSCVSLITDYRVRLGCGSFAGSFLEYYAADISYPVRKSIQQDVLGTRFPQLNKGDLEEPVEGSTAGRRQPCRKVLPDRSRAARDRANQRLVEYIVKTRGAESHLQAILRSRRPSRWLKTFLSSSQYVTCVETYLEDEEQLDLVVKYLQGLYQQMDGEVLAGVNGDSIRFILDVLLPEAIICAISAVDAVDYKTAEEKYIKGPSLSYREKEIFDNQLLEERNRRR; encoded by the exons ATGCGCGACGGCGTGGGCGTGGCCTGCGCCGGGCCGCGGCGGCTGGTGCGGGGGCGGGTtggggaggcggcggcggcgtcCCATTGGACAGCGGCGGACCTGGGGCGGGGCTTGGCTCAGCCGCGAGGCAGGCTCCGCCTCCAGCCCGCGGGGAGCTGCGCGGCGGCGGAGGCG GTTTTGGCCAGAACTGAGACTTcaacaaaaaataagagaaaaaaggaattctTTCTAGATGTTCAAATACTCTCTCTAGAGGAAAA AATTCAGGTGAAGAGCACGGAAGTGGAAGCCCTGCAGAAGTCTCAGATTGAGAACATTGCCTCTTTCTTAG CCTCACAGGAGGAggttcctgctgcacccctggaGGAGCTGACCTACAGACGGTCACTGCGGGTGGCTCTGGATGTTCTGAATGAGAGAGACCGCATCTGTCAAGAAGGCCCTTCCCAGAGCGAGCAGCTGCCCACGGGCGTGGCTTCCCTGCCCCGTGATATTCTCTCTCCATCTTTTCTGCCTGAGAGGAGGTGGGAATATGCACAACATGACTTGTCAGGTTTGTTCACTTGTGAAAAGGCCCCCAACTGCAAAGTGGACCACAAGAAGGAGCTCAGGAAAAGTGAAAACCCAAGAGCCCAGTCGGTCAGTCCAACCAGCGACGGTTGTCAGGATGGTAGTAGGTCAAGGAACCACCGAAGCAGTCGAACGCGGGCAAGTAAAAGAAGAAGGAATTCAGCCCCAAAGTCCACCTGGTGCCAGGGGGTGCCTGCACTTCCAGGGGCAGGGCTGGAAGAGGAAAGCCAGGGAGAGCCTGGCTGCTGGATGGCCCTGTCCTCACCTTCCCGAGCCAGGGAGGACGATCCGTGTGCCAGGGCTGAAGGACGTGATCCAGGCTTGCCATCAGGTAGCCTCACAGTGCCCCCAGCCCAGGAGGGGGCCGGGGGACGCCTGATGAAGAGGCTGTGCTTAGATGGAGGCCAGAGGCTGCAGACTGCACAGCTGGAGCCGGCGGCCTCAGGGGCAGCGCTGCCTCTGTCCAGCACTCCTGCAGAGGAAGCGAGACACCCTGGTCTGCAGGCCCATGGCCAGCTGGAGCAAG ACCCTCCATCTTCTGAAGAGTCCATGGAGTGTGGTTCCATCAATTCCATCCTGGATGCagatgaggaggacgaggagcCACCGAGGATCCTTCTGTATCACG aacCAAGTTCATTTGAAGTAGGAATGCTTGTCTGgcttaaataccaaaaataccCCTTCTGGCCGGCGGTG GTCAAAAGCATCAGACGGAGAGATAAGAAGGCGAGTGTACTCTTCATCGAAGGGGACATGAACCCGAAAGGCAGAGG CATCACCGTGCCCCTTAGGAGACTGAAGCACTTCGACTGTGAGGAGAAGCAGGCACTGCTG GACAAAGCCAAAGAGGACTTCGACCGGGATATTGGCTCCTGCGTCTCCCTCATCACCGACTACCGGGTACGGTTAG GCTGCGGCTCTTTTGCGGGCTCCTTCCTGGAGTACTATGCTGCTGACATAA GCTATCCCGTCCGGAAATCCATCCAGCAGGATGTTTTGGGGACCAGGTTCCCTCAGCTGAACAAGGGAGACCTGGAGGAGCCCGTGGAGGGCAGCACTGCAGGGCGCAGGCAGCCCTGCAGGAAGGTGCTGCCTGACCGCTCTCGGGCTGCGCGGGACCGCGCCAACCAGAGGCTGGTGGAGTACATCGTGAAGACCAGGGGTGCAGAGAGCCACCTGCAGGCCATCCTGAGGAGCAGGCGGCCTTCGAGGTGGCTGAAGACGTTCCTGAGCTCCAGCCAGTATGTGACCTGCGTGGAGACCTACCTGGAGGACGAGGAGCAGCTGGACCTCGTGGTAAAGTACCTGCAGGGCCTCTACCAGCAGATGGACGGTGAGGTGCTGGCGGGAGTCAATGGTGACAGCATCAGATTCATCCTGGACGTGCTGCTGCCCGAG
- the Pwwp3a gene encoding PWWP domain-containing DNA repair factor 3A isoform X3 has product MSLWPWLVACSRPFCLCRIQVKSTEVEALQKSQIENIASFLASQEEVPAAPLEELTYRRSLRVALDVLNERDRICQEGPSQSEQLPTGVASLPRDILSPSFLPERRWEYAQHDLSGLFTCEKAPNCKVDHKKELRKSENPRAQSVSPTSDGCQDGSRSRNHRSSRTRASKRRRNSAPKSTWCQGVPALPGAGLEEESQGEPGCWMALSSPSRAREDDPCARAEGRDPGLPSGSLTVPPAQEGAGGRLMKRLCLDGGQRLQTAQLEPAASGAALPLSSTPAEEARHPGLQAHGQLEQDPPSSEESMECGSINSILDADEEDEEPPRILLYHEPSSFEVGMLVWLKYQKYPFWPAVVKSIRRRDKKASVLFIEGDMNPKGRGITVPLRRLKHFDCEEKQALLDKAKEDFDRDIGSCVSLITDYRVRLGCGSFAGSFLEYYAADISYPVRKSIQQDVLGTRFPQLNKGDLEEPVEGSTAGRRQPCRKVLPDRSRAARDRANQRLVEYIVKTRGAESHLQAILRSRRPSRWLKTFLSSSQYVTCVETYLEDEEQLDLVVKYLQGLYQQMDGEVLAGVNGDSIRFILDVLLPEAIICAISAVDAVDYKTAEEKYIKGPSLSYREKEIFDNQLLEERNRRR; this is encoded by the exons ATGTCTTTGTGGCCTTGGCTGGTAGCGTGTAGCCGTCCCTTCTGTCTCTGCAGAATTCAGGTGAAGAGCACGGAAGTGGAAGCCCTGCAGAAGTCTCAGATTGAGAACATTGCCTCTTTCTTAG CCTCACAGGAGGAggttcctgctgcacccctggaGGAGCTGACCTACAGACGGTCACTGCGGGTGGCTCTGGATGTTCTGAATGAGAGAGACCGCATCTGTCAAGAAGGCCCTTCCCAGAGCGAGCAGCTGCCCACGGGCGTGGCTTCCCTGCCCCGTGATATTCTCTCTCCATCTTTTCTGCCTGAGAGGAGGTGGGAATATGCACAACATGACTTGTCAGGTTTGTTCACTTGTGAAAAGGCCCCCAACTGCAAAGTGGACCACAAGAAGGAGCTCAGGAAAAGTGAAAACCCAAGAGCCCAGTCGGTCAGTCCAACCAGCGACGGTTGTCAGGATGGTAGTAGGTCAAGGAACCACCGAAGCAGTCGAACGCGGGCAAGTAAAAGAAGAAGGAATTCAGCCCCAAAGTCCACCTGGTGCCAGGGGGTGCCTGCACTTCCAGGGGCAGGGCTGGAAGAGGAAAGCCAGGGAGAGCCTGGCTGCTGGATGGCCCTGTCCTCACCTTCCCGAGCCAGGGAGGACGATCCGTGTGCCAGGGCTGAAGGACGTGATCCAGGCTTGCCATCAGGTAGCCTCACAGTGCCCCCAGCCCAGGAGGGGGCCGGGGGACGCCTGATGAAGAGGCTGTGCTTAGATGGAGGCCAGAGGCTGCAGACTGCACAGCTGGAGCCGGCGGCCTCAGGGGCAGCGCTGCCTCTGTCCAGCACTCCTGCAGAGGAAGCGAGACACCCTGGTCTGCAGGCCCATGGCCAGCTGGAGCAAG ACCCTCCATCTTCTGAAGAGTCCATGGAGTGTGGTTCCATCAATTCCATCCTGGATGCagatgaggaggacgaggagcCACCGAGGATCCTTCTGTATCACG aacCAAGTTCATTTGAAGTAGGAATGCTTGTCTGgcttaaataccaaaaataccCCTTCTGGCCGGCGGTG GTCAAAAGCATCAGACGGAGAGATAAGAAGGCGAGTGTACTCTTCATCGAAGGGGACATGAACCCGAAAGGCAGAGG CATCACCGTGCCCCTTAGGAGACTGAAGCACTTCGACTGTGAGGAGAAGCAGGCACTGCTG GACAAAGCCAAAGAGGACTTCGACCGGGATATTGGCTCCTGCGTCTCCCTCATCACCGACTACCGGGTACGGTTAG GCTGCGGCTCTTTTGCGGGCTCCTTCCTGGAGTACTATGCTGCTGACATAA GCTATCCCGTCCGGAAATCCATCCAGCAGGATGTTTTGGGGACCAGGTTCCCTCAGCTGAACAAGGGAGACCTGGAGGAGCCCGTGGAGGGCAGCACTGCAGGGCGCAGGCAGCCCTGCAGGAAGGTGCTGCCTGACCGCTCTCGGGCTGCGCGGGACCGCGCCAACCAGAGGCTGGTGGAGTACATCGTGAAGACCAGGGGTGCAGAGAGCCACCTGCAGGCCATCCTGAGGAGCAGGCGGCCTTCGAGGTGGCTGAAGACGTTCCTGAGCTCCAGCCAGTATGTGACCTGCGTGGAGACCTACCTGGAGGACGAGGAGCAGCTGGACCTCGTGGTAAAGTACCTGCAGGGCCTCTACCAGCAGATGGACGGTGAGGTGCTGGCGGGAGTCAATGGTGACAGCATCAGATTCATCCTGGACGTGCTGCTGCCCGAG
- the Pwwp3a gene encoding PWWP domain-containing DNA repair factor 3A isoform X2, translating into MTDAKYVLCRWERRLWPAKVLARTETSTKNKRKKEFFLDVQILSLEEKIQVKSTEVEALQKSQIENIASFLASQEEVPAAPLEELTYRRSLRVALDVLNERDRICQEGPSQSEQLPTGVASLPRDILSPSFLPERRWEYAQHDLSGLFTCEKAPNCKVDHKKELRKSENPRAQSVSPTSDGCQDGSRSRNHRSSRTRASKRRRNSAPKSTWCQGVPALPGAGLEEESQGEPGCWMALSSPSRAREDDPCARAEGRDPGLPSGSLTVPPAQEGAGGRLMKRLCLDGGQRLQTAQLEPAASGAALPLSSTPAEEARHPGLQAHGQLEQDPPSSEESMECGSINSILDADEEDEEPPRILLYHEPSSFEVGMLVWLKYQKYPFWPAVVKSIRRRDKKASVLFIEGDMNPKGRGITVPLRRLKHFDCEEKQALLDKAKEDFDRDIGSCVSLITDYRVRLGCGSFAGSFLEYYAADISYPVRKSIQQDVLGTRFPQLNKGDLEEPVEGSTAGRRQPCRKVLPDRSRAARDRANQRLVEYIVKTRGAESHLQAILRSRRPSRWLKTFLSSSQYVTCVETYLEDEEQLDLVVKYLQGLYQQMDGEVLAGVNGDSIRFILDVLLPEAIICAISAVDAVDYKTAEEKYIKGPSLSYREKEIFDNQLLEERNRRR; encoded by the exons ATGACGGATGCCAAGTACGTCCTCTGCAGATGGGAAAGGCGATTGTGGCCTGCAAAG GTTTTGGCCAGAACTGAGACTTcaacaaaaaataagagaaaaaaggaattctTTCTAGATGTTCAAATACTCTCTCTAGAGGAAAA AATTCAGGTGAAGAGCACGGAAGTGGAAGCCCTGCAGAAGTCTCAGATTGAGAACATTGCCTCTTTCTTAG CCTCACAGGAGGAggttcctgctgcacccctggaGGAGCTGACCTACAGACGGTCACTGCGGGTGGCTCTGGATGTTCTGAATGAGAGAGACCGCATCTGTCAAGAAGGCCCTTCCCAGAGCGAGCAGCTGCCCACGGGCGTGGCTTCCCTGCCCCGTGATATTCTCTCTCCATCTTTTCTGCCTGAGAGGAGGTGGGAATATGCACAACATGACTTGTCAGGTTTGTTCACTTGTGAAAAGGCCCCCAACTGCAAAGTGGACCACAAGAAGGAGCTCAGGAAAAGTGAAAACCCAAGAGCCCAGTCGGTCAGTCCAACCAGCGACGGTTGTCAGGATGGTAGTAGGTCAAGGAACCACCGAAGCAGTCGAACGCGGGCAAGTAAAAGAAGAAGGAATTCAGCCCCAAAGTCCACCTGGTGCCAGGGGGTGCCTGCACTTCCAGGGGCAGGGCTGGAAGAGGAAAGCCAGGGAGAGCCTGGCTGCTGGATGGCCCTGTCCTCACCTTCCCGAGCCAGGGAGGACGATCCGTGTGCCAGGGCTGAAGGACGTGATCCAGGCTTGCCATCAGGTAGCCTCACAGTGCCCCCAGCCCAGGAGGGGGCCGGGGGACGCCTGATGAAGAGGCTGTGCTTAGATGGAGGCCAGAGGCTGCAGACTGCACAGCTGGAGCCGGCGGCCTCAGGGGCAGCGCTGCCTCTGTCCAGCACTCCTGCAGAGGAAGCGAGACACCCTGGTCTGCAGGCCCATGGCCAGCTGGAGCAAG ACCCTCCATCTTCTGAAGAGTCCATGGAGTGTGGTTCCATCAATTCCATCCTGGATGCagatgaggaggacgaggagcCACCGAGGATCCTTCTGTATCACG aacCAAGTTCATTTGAAGTAGGAATGCTTGTCTGgcttaaataccaaaaataccCCTTCTGGCCGGCGGTG GTCAAAAGCATCAGACGGAGAGATAAGAAGGCGAGTGTACTCTTCATCGAAGGGGACATGAACCCGAAAGGCAGAGG CATCACCGTGCCCCTTAGGAGACTGAAGCACTTCGACTGTGAGGAGAAGCAGGCACTGCTG GACAAAGCCAAAGAGGACTTCGACCGGGATATTGGCTCCTGCGTCTCCCTCATCACCGACTACCGGGTACGGTTAG GCTGCGGCTCTTTTGCGGGCTCCTTCCTGGAGTACTATGCTGCTGACATAA GCTATCCCGTCCGGAAATCCATCCAGCAGGATGTTTTGGGGACCAGGTTCCCTCAGCTGAACAAGGGAGACCTGGAGGAGCCCGTGGAGGGCAGCACTGCAGGGCGCAGGCAGCCCTGCAGGAAGGTGCTGCCTGACCGCTCTCGGGCTGCGCGGGACCGCGCCAACCAGAGGCTGGTGGAGTACATCGTGAAGACCAGGGGTGCAGAGAGCCACCTGCAGGCCATCCTGAGGAGCAGGCGGCCTTCGAGGTGGCTGAAGACGTTCCTGAGCTCCAGCCAGTATGTGACCTGCGTGGAGACCTACCTGGAGGACGAGGAGCAGCTGGACCTCGTGGTAAAGTACCTGCAGGGCCTCTACCAGCAGATGGACGGTGAGGTGCTGGCGGGAGTCAATGGTGACAGCATCAGATTCATCCTGGACGTGCTGCTGCCCGAG